One Paraburkholderia dioscoreae DNA segment encodes these proteins:
- the grxD gene encoding Grx4 family monothiol glutaredoxin, with protein sequence MDTQQRIKQIVDDNAVVLFMKGTAQFPMCGFSGRAIQILKACGVGEIKTVNVLEDDEVRQGIKQFSNWPTIPQLYVKGEFIGGSDIMMEMYESGELQQLFAAA encoded by the coding sequence ATGGATACGCAACAACGCATCAAGCAAATCGTCGACGACAACGCCGTCGTCCTCTTCATGAAAGGCACCGCCCAGTTCCCGATGTGCGGCTTTTCGGGCCGCGCCATCCAGATCCTGAAGGCGTGCGGCGTCGGTGAAATCAAGACCGTCAACGTGCTCGAAGACGACGAAGTCCGCCAGGGTATCAAGCAGTTCTCGAACTGGCCGACCATTCCGCAGCTCTATGTGAAAGGCGAATTCATCGGCGGTTCGGACATCATGATGGAAATGTACGAATCGGGCGAACTGCAGCAATTGTTTGCCGCGGCCTGA
- a CDS encoding response regulator transcription factor, with translation MRIALIEPDLRHAELVGRLVFAGGHLCQHFTASVPFLARANDEFFDLLITESWAGDHSAEDVIPRARAILPGLPVIVLMSAPRESQIVAALHAGADDCLTKPVRGPEMLARVDALLRRAGLRRPPNRRRDIIGEYAFDAAQFAVTFRNRTVTLTPKEFRLALLFFSNLSRPVSRAHILENVWTRRRDVRSRTVDTHASRVRSKLQLHPEHGYCLTPLYGYGYQLDAIPLEAVAAVE, from the coding sequence ATGCGAATCGCCCTTATCGAGCCGGACTTGCGGCACGCGGAACTGGTCGGCCGGCTGGTTTTCGCCGGTGGCCACCTGTGTCAGCACTTCACCGCGAGCGTCCCGTTTCTGGCTCGCGCCAACGACGAATTCTTCGACCTTCTCATCACCGAAAGCTGGGCTGGCGACCACTCCGCGGAAGACGTCATCCCGCGCGCCCGCGCTATCCTGCCGGGCTTGCCGGTGATCGTGCTGATGTCGGCGCCGCGCGAAAGCCAGATTGTCGCCGCGCTGCACGCCGGCGCCGACGACTGCCTGACCAAACCGGTCCGCGGCCCCGAGATGCTGGCCCGGGTGGACGCGCTCCTGCGCCGCGCCGGCTTGCGGCGGCCGCCCAACCGGCGGCGCGACATCATCGGCGAATATGCGTTCGACGCGGCGCAGTTCGCCGTCACATTCCGTAACCGGACGGTCACTCTCACGCCGAAGGAATTCCGCCTCGCGCTACTGTTCTTCAGCAATCTGTCGCGGCCGGTGTCGCGCGCGCATATTCTCGAAAACGTCTGGACGCGCCGCCGCGACGTAAGGTCGCGCACGGTCGACACGCACGCGTCGCGCGTGCGCAGCAAATTGCAGCTTCACCCCGAACACGGTTACTGCCTGACACCGCTTTACGGCTACGGCTATCAGCTCGACGCGATCCCGCTGGAAGCCGTTGCGGCGGTCGAATGA
- a CDS encoding Hsp70 family protein — protein MNYCAIDFGTSNSAVAVPDGGALKLAPVEGAYTTLPTSVFFNTDEDTREFGRAALAAYIDGFDGRLMRSMKSILGSPLAENSTDLGDGSAIRYTDVIAIFIDHLKRSAEQSVGGPIHRAVLGRPVFFVDDDPRADQMAQRQLEAAARSVGLQEIHFQYEPIAAAFDYESHLAEEGLVLVADIGGGTSDFSLVRVGPERMKRVERKDDVLAHHGVHVAGTDFDRRVELATILRELGYQTLDPEGREIPNRVYFDLATWHLINTVYSPKRVSELALMRHLFTEVKHHDRLMRVVDRRLGHALAAHAEEAKIGVAAGGETVIDLDEVEDDLRLAFDEAQLIAAGQDETLRIVQAARDTVQAAGVATRDVDAIYFTGGSTGLAFLSGALAAAFPDAKAVFGDRLASVATGLGIHARRLFG, from the coding sequence ATGAACTATTGCGCGATTGACTTTGGTACTTCCAACTCGGCCGTGGCCGTTCCTGACGGCGGCGCGCTCAAGCTCGCGCCGGTCGAGGGCGCCTATACCACGCTGCCCACCTCGGTCTTTTTCAATACCGACGAGGACACCCGCGAATTCGGGCGGGCGGCGCTCGCCGCGTACATCGACGGCTTCGACGGCCGCCTGATGCGTTCCATGAAGAGCATTCTCGGCTCGCCGCTCGCCGAGAACTCCACCGATCTGGGCGACGGTTCCGCGATCAGGTACACCGATGTGATCGCGATTTTCATCGATCACCTCAAGCGCTCGGCCGAACAAAGCGTCGGTGGCCCGATTCATCGCGCCGTGCTGGGCCGCCCGGTGTTTTTCGTCGACGACGACCCGCGCGCCGATCAGATGGCGCAGCGGCAACTCGAAGCCGCCGCGCGCTCGGTCGGCTTGCAGGAGATCCACTTTCAGTATGAGCCGATCGCGGCCGCGTTCGACTACGAATCGCATCTGGCGGAAGAAGGGCTCGTGCTGGTGGCCGACATCGGCGGCGGCACCTCGGACTTCTCGCTGGTGCGGGTGGGGCCCGAGCGGATGAAGCGCGTCGAGCGCAAGGACGACGTGCTGGCTCACCACGGCGTGCACGTCGCGGGCACGGATTTCGACCGTCGCGTGGAACTGGCGACGATTTTGCGCGAACTCGGCTATCAAACGCTGGATCCGGAAGGGCGCGAGATCCCGAACCGGGTCTACTTCGATCTGGCGACCTGGCATCTGATCAACACCGTCTACTCCCCGAAGCGGGTCAGCGAACTCGCGCTGATGCGCCATCTATTCACCGAGGTCAAGCATCACGACCGCCTGATGCGCGTCGTGGACCGGCGCCTCGGCCATGCGCTGGCAGCGCATGCGGAAGAGGCGAAGATCGGCGTGGCGGCGGGTGGAGAGACCGTAATCGATCTCGACGAAGTGGAAGACGATCTGCGCCTTGCATTCGACGAAGCACAACTCATCGCGGCCGGACAGGACGAGACGCTGCGCATCGTGCAGGCAGCGCGCGATACGGTGCAGGCTGCCGGCGTCGCGACACGCGACGTCGACGCGATTTATTTCACCGGCGGCTCGACGGGTCTGGCGTTTTTATCGGGCGCATTGGCGGCGGCATTTCCCGATGCCAAGGCGGTATTCGGCGACCGTCTCGCGAGTGTGGCGACGGGGCTCGGTATTCACGCGCGGCGTCTGTTTGGATAA
- a CDS encoding DODA-type extradiol aromatic ring-opening family dioxygenase codes for MNRLPSLFLSHGAPTLPIDPSLPSAEFGVLGAQLPRPESVLMLSAHWGTAQPVASTSTAPETIHDFYGFPRQLYEIQYPAPGAPDVARRAAVLLNDNSILADVQPHGLDHGAWVPMLLMFPHADVPVAQLSIQPHRDAAHHFRVGRALRSLRDDGVMVIGSGQITHNLRAADFSARPEDADPRVAEFTGWFEEKLAAHDIDALLDYRRQAPHAVLMHPTDEHLLPVFAALGAADDDYSLAIQSLGTYQRSLAMTNYVFGAA; via the coding sequence ATGAACCGCTTGCCTTCGCTTTTCCTGTCGCACGGCGCGCCGACGCTGCCGATCGACCCGTCGTTGCCGTCCGCTGAATTCGGCGTACTCGGCGCGCAACTGCCGCGTCCGGAATCGGTGCTCATGTTGTCGGCCCATTGGGGCACGGCGCAACCGGTGGCCAGCACGTCGACCGCGCCGGAGACCATTCACGATTTTTACGGCTTTCCGCGTCAGCTATACGAGATCCAGTACCCGGCTCCGGGCGCGCCCGATGTAGCGCGCCGTGCAGCCGTACTGCTCAACGACAATAGCATCCTTGCGGACGTCCAGCCGCACGGACTCGACCACGGCGCGTGGGTGCCGATGCTGCTCATGTTCCCCCACGCCGATGTGCCGGTCGCCCAATTGTCGATCCAGCCGCATAGGGACGCCGCGCATCACTTCCGCGTCGGCCGTGCGCTGCGGTCGCTGAGGGACGACGGTGTGATGGTGATCGGCTCCGGCCAGATCACGCACAATCTGCGCGCCGCCGACTTCTCCGCTCGCCCAGAGGATGCCGATCCGCGCGTCGCCGAATTCACGGGCTGGTTCGAAGAAAAGCTCGCCGCGCACGATATCGACGCGCTGCTCGACTACCGCCGCCAGGCGCCGCACGCGGTGCTGATGCACCCTACCGACGAGCATCTGCTGCCTGTATTCGCCGCCCTGGGCGCGGCGGACGACGATTATTCGCTGGCCATCCAGTCGCTCGGAACCTATCAGCGCTCGCTGGCCATGACGAACTACGTGTTTGGCGCCGCGTGA
- a CDS encoding aminopeptidase P family protein, translating to MNARLPETSSIPERLATLRNAMAREGVAAYLVPSADPHLSEYLPGRWQGRQWLSGFTGSAGTLIVTADFAGVWTDSRYWEQANAQLAGTGVQLMKMTGGQQTAPHFEWLAQNVPAGGTVGVDGAVLGVAAARALSQALSARGVQLRTNVDLFDAIWPQRPSLPAAAVFEHAAPHASVARSDKLAQIRRAMADKGAQWHFISTLDDLAWLLNLRGADVSYNPVFVAHALIGVDRASLFVADGKVPQALAEALAKDNISVEPYAKAADALAALPAGSTLLIDPRRITFGSLQSVPATVKVIEAVNPSTFFKSRKTEAEAEHVRETMEQDGAALAEFFAWFEGALGRETITELTIDERLTAARARRPGFVSLSFATIAGFNANGAMPHYRATEESHSVIEGNGLLLIDSGAQYLSGTTDITRVVPVGTISEEQRRDFTIVLKGTMALSRAHFPRGIRSPMLDAIARAPIWEAGADYGHGTGHGVGYFLNVHEGPQVISHYAPAEPWTAMEEGMITSVEPGIYRPGKWGVRIENLVLNVPAGQTEFGDFLKFETLTLCPIDTRCLDLSLLREDERAWLNAYHETVRTRLAPHVSGDAKAWLELRTQPI from the coding sequence ATGAATGCCCGACTTCCCGAAACCTCCTCCATTCCCGAACGGCTCGCCACTTTGCGCAACGCAATGGCGCGCGAAGGCGTCGCCGCCTACCTCGTGCCGTCCGCGGACCCGCATCTGTCCGAGTATCTGCCGGGGCGCTGGCAAGGCCGGCAGTGGCTGTCGGGCTTCACCGGCTCGGCCGGCACGCTGATCGTCACCGCCGATTTCGCGGGTGTCTGGACGGACAGCCGCTATTGGGAACAGGCCAACGCGCAGTTGGCTGGGACCGGCGTTCAGCTGATGAAGATGACCGGCGGCCAGCAGACTGCGCCGCATTTCGAATGGCTCGCGCAGAACGTGCCGGCAGGCGGCACGGTCGGCGTGGACGGCGCCGTGCTCGGCGTGGCGGCGGCGCGGGCCTTGAGCCAGGCGCTGAGCGCGCGCGGCGTGCAACTGCGCACAAACGTCGATCTGTTCGACGCGATCTGGCCGCAGCGTCCGTCGCTGCCGGCGGCCGCCGTGTTCGAGCATGCCGCGCCGCACGCGAGCGTCGCCCGTTCGGACAAGCTCGCACAGATTCGCCGTGCAATGGCGGACAAGGGCGCGCAATGGCATTTCATCTCCACGCTCGACGACCTCGCCTGGCTGCTGAATCTGCGCGGCGCCGATGTCAGCTACAACCCGGTATTCGTGGCGCACGCGCTGATCGGAGTTGATCGCGCGTCGCTCTTCGTCGCTGACGGCAAGGTGCCGCAGGCACTGGCCGAGGCGTTGGCGAAAGACAACATCAGCGTCGAGCCGTATGCCAAAGCTGCGGACGCGCTGGCCGCGCTGCCCGCTGGCAGCACGCTGCTGATCGACCCGCGCCGCATTACGTTCGGCTCGTTGCAATCGGTGCCGGCCACGGTCAAGGTGATCGAGGCCGTCAATCCGTCCACCTTCTTCAAGTCGCGCAAGACCGAGGCGGAAGCCGAGCATGTGCGCGAGACGATGGAACAGGACGGTGCGGCACTGGCGGAATTTTTCGCCTGGTTCGAGGGCGCGCTGGGCCGCGAAACGATCACCGAACTCACTATCGACGAACGTTTGACGGCGGCCCGCGCGCGCCGTCCGGGCTTCGTGTCGCTGAGCTTTGCGACGATCGCCGGCTTCAACGCGAACGGCGCGATGCCGCATTACCGCGCCACCGAGGAATCACACTCGGTGATCGAGGGCAACGGCCTGTTGCTGATCGACTCCGGCGCGCAGTATCTGAGCGGCACGACCGACATCACCCGTGTGGTACCCGTCGGCACCATCAGCGAAGAACAGCGGCGCGATTTCACGATCGTGCTCAAGGGCACGATGGCGCTTTCGCGCGCGCACTTTCCGCGCGGTATCCGTTCGCCTATGCTCGACGCAATCGCCCGCGCGCCGATCTGGGAAGCCGGCGCCGATTACGGCCACGGCACCGGTCACGGCGTGGGTTATTTCCTGAACGTGCACGAAGGCCCGCAGGTGATTTCGCACTATGCGCCGGCCGAACCGTGGACCGCGATGGAAGAGGGCATGATCACCTCGGTCGAGCCGGGCATTTACCGTCCGGGAAAATGGGGCGTGCGGATCGAGAACCTCGTGCTGAACGTGCCTGCCGGCCAGACCGAGTTCGGCGACTTCCTCAAATTCGAGACGTTGACGCTGTGCCCGATCGACACACGTTGCCTCGATCTGTCGCTGTTGCGCGAGGACGAACGCGCGTGGCTGAACGCGTATCACGAGACCGTGCGCACGCGTCTGGCGCCGCACGTGTCGGGCGACGCCAAAGCATGGCTGGAGTTGCGCACGCAACCCATCTGA
- a CDS encoding cold-shock protein: METGTVKWFNDAKGFGFITPDGGGEDLFAHFSEIRTEGFKTLQENQKVTFEVKTGPKGKQAANIKPV; encoded by the coding sequence ATGGAAACCGGTACCGTCAAGTGGTTCAATGACGCAAAGGGCTTTGGCTTCATCACGCCGGACGGCGGCGGTGAAGATCTGTTCGCGCATTTCTCGGAAATCCGCACGGAAGGCTTCAAGACGCTGCAAGAAAACCAAAAGGTTACGTTTGAAGTGAAGACGGGCCCGAAGGGCAAGCAAGCTGCTAACATCAAGCCGGTGTAA
- a CDS encoding APC family permease yields the protein MKSSIQRNIGPFALMLTGLGSIIGSGWLFGAWKAAKIAGPAAICAWVIGAVVILAIALTYAELGAMFPESGGMVRYARYSHGALVGFISAWANWIAIVSVIPIEAEASIQYMSTWPYPWAHALFVDGSLTTNGLLLSAALVIIYFLLNYWGVKLFARANSAITIFKFLIPGATILGLMLTGFHKENFGEVSTFAPYGWSAVLTAVATSGIVFAFNGFQSPINLAGEARNPAKSVPFAVIGSILLALVIYVLLQIAYIGAVNPSDVMKGWSHFNFASPFAELAIALNLNWLAILLYVDAFVSPSGTGTTYMATTSRMIYAMERNNTMPKMFGNVHPFYGVPRQAMWFNLLVSFIFLFFFRGWSSLAAVISVATVISYLTGPISLMSLRRAATDLERPLHIPGMKIIAPFAFVCASLILYWAKWPLTGEIILLMVVALPVYFYFQAKSGFAGWGRDLKAAWWLVAYLPVMAILSLIGSKQFGGHDLIPYGWDMLVVIAFSLVFYYWGVNSGYRSEYLDERQEHDEVLEGIGAH from the coding sequence GTGAAAAGTTCTATACAACGGAACATCGGGCCGTTCGCGCTAATGCTCACAGGCTTGGGTTCGATCATCGGCTCGGGCTGGCTGTTCGGCGCCTGGAAGGCTGCAAAAATTGCCGGGCCCGCTGCCATTTGTGCCTGGGTGATCGGCGCAGTCGTGATTCTCGCGATTGCATTGACCTACGCTGAACTCGGCGCGATGTTCCCGGAATCCGGCGGCATGGTGCGTTATGCGCGCTACTCGCACGGCGCGCTGGTTGGTTTTATCAGCGCATGGGCCAACTGGATCGCGATTGTTTCAGTTATTCCGATCGAGGCTGAAGCGTCCATTCAATATATGAGCACATGGCCCTATCCTTGGGCGCATGCGTTATTCGTGGACGGATCATTAACCACCAATGGGTTATTGCTGTCCGCGGCACTCGTGATCATTTACTTCCTGCTGAACTATTGGGGCGTGAAACTGTTCGCGCGCGCCAATTCGGCAATCACGATCTTCAAGTTCCTGATTCCGGGCGCGACGATCCTCGGCCTGATGCTGACGGGCTTCCACAAGGAAAACTTCGGCGAAGTGAGTACCTTCGCGCCGTACGGCTGGTCGGCGGTGCTGACTGCCGTGGCGACGAGCGGCATCGTGTTCGCGTTCAACGGTTTCCAGAGCCCGATCAACCTTGCCGGTGAAGCGCGCAATCCGGCCAAAAGCGTGCCGTTCGCGGTGATCGGCTCGATCCTGCTCGCACTGGTGATCTACGTGCTGCTGCAGATCGCGTATATCGGCGCGGTGAACCCGAGCGACGTGATGAAGGGCTGGAGCCATTTCAATTTCGCTTCGCCGTTCGCGGAACTGGCGATCGCACTGAACCTGAACTGGCTGGCGATCCTGCTCTATGTCGACGCGTTCGTCAGCCCGAGCGGCACGGGCACGACCTACATGGCGACCACCAGCCGCATGATCTACGCGATGGAGCGCAACAACACCATGCCGAAGATGTTCGGCAACGTGCACCCGTTCTACGGCGTGCCGCGTCAGGCGATGTGGTTCAACCTGCTGGTGTCGTTCATTTTCCTGTTCTTCTTCCGCGGCTGGAGTTCGCTGGCGGCGGTGATTTCGGTCGCCACGGTGATCTCTTACCTGACCGGCCCGATCAGCCTGATGTCCCTGCGCCGCGCGGCGACGGACCTTGAGCGTCCTCTGCATATTCCGGGCATGAAGATCATTGCACCGTTCGCGTTCGTCTGCGCGTCGCTGATCCTGTATTGGGCGAAGTGGCCGCTGACCGGCGAGATCATTCTGCTGATGGTCGTCGCTTTGCCGGTGTACTTCTACTTTCAGGCGAAGTCGGGTTTTGCCGGCTGGGGGCGTGATCTGAAGGCGGCATGGTGGCTGGTCGCTTATCTGCCGGTGATGGCGATTCTGTCGCTGATCGGCAGCAAGCAGTTCGGCGGTCACGACCTCATCCCTTACGGCTGGGACATGCTGGTGGTCATCGCGTTTTCGCTGGTGTTCTACTACTGGGGCGTGAATAGCGGCTATCGCTCGGAATATCTGGACGAGCGCCAGGAGCACGACGAAGTGCTCGAAGGCATCGGTGCGCACTAA
- the hemA gene encoding glutamyl-tRNA reductase produces the protein MQLLTIGINHHTAPVALRERVAFPLEQIKPALDTFKSIWLGPSARTAPEAAILSTCNRTELYCATDDRAAREAAIQWLSRYHNLPIGELAPHVYALPQSEAVRHAFRVASGLDSMVLGETQIVGQMKDAVRTASEAGALGTYLNQLFQRTFAVAKEVRSTTEIGAQSVSMAAAAVRLAQRIFDKVANQRVLFIGAGEMIELCATHFAAQQPKELVVANRTAERGTRLAERFNGRAIPLSELPSRMHEFDIIVSCTASTLPIIGLGAVERAVKARRHRPIFMVDLAVPRDIEPEVGQLEDVFLYTVDDLGAIVREGNASRQAAVAQAEAIIETRVQNFMQWLDARSIVPVIRHMHTQADVLRRAEVERAQKMLARGDDPAAVLEALSQSLTNKLIHGPTHALNRASSENRDTLIELMSGFYKHSGSTER, from the coding sequence ATGCAGCTTCTAACGATCGGAATCAATCACCACACTGCGCCTGTCGCCTTGCGCGAACGCGTGGCGTTTCCGCTCGAACAGATCAAGCCTGCATTGGACACCTTCAAGAGCATCTGGCTCGGCCCGTCGGCCCGCACGGCGCCGGAAGCGGCGATTCTCTCCACCTGCAATCGCACCGAGCTTTACTGCGCGACCGACGACCGGGCCGCGCGCGAAGCCGCGATCCAGTGGCTGTCCCGATACCACAACCTGCCCATCGGCGAACTCGCGCCGCACGTCTACGCGCTGCCGCAGTCGGAAGCCGTGCGCCATGCGTTTCGCGTTGCATCGGGGCTGGATTCGATGGTGTTGGGTGAGACGCAAATCGTCGGACAAATGAAGGATGCGGTGCGTACCGCGTCCGAAGCCGGCGCGCTCGGCACCTATCTGAACCAGTTGTTCCAGCGCACCTTCGCCGTGGCGAAGGAAGTGCGCAGCACGACCGAAATCGGCGCGCAGTCGGTTTCCATGGCCGCCGCCGCCGTGCGCCTCGCCCAGCGGATTTTCGACAAGGTCGCGAACCAGCGCGTGCTGTTCATCGGCGCGGGCGAAATGATCGAGTTGTGCGCCACACACTTCGCTGCACAGCAACCGAAGGAACTGGTGGTCGCGAACCGCACGGCCGAGCGCGGCACGCGCCTCGCCGAGCGCTTCAACGGCCGGGCCATTCCACTGTCGGAACTGCCTTCGCGCATGCATGAGTTCGACATCATCGTGTCGTGCACTGCGTCCACGTTGCCGATCATCGGCCTGGGCGCTGTCGAGCGGGCGGTGAAAGCGCGCCGTCACCGGCCGATTTTCATGGTCGATCTGGCCGTTCCGCGCGATATCGAACCCGAAGTCGGCCAGCTCGAAGACGTGTTTCTGTATACCGTCGACGACCTCGGTGCGATCGTCCGCGAAGGCAATGCTTCGCGGCAAGCCGCGGTTGCGCAGGCCGAAGCGATCATCGAAACGCGCGTGCAGAATTTCATGCAATGGCTCGACGCACGCAGCATCGTGCCGGTGATCCGCCATATGCACACGCAAGCCGACGTGCTGCGTCGCGCCGAGGTGGAGCGCGCGCAGAAAATGCTCGCGCGCGGTGACGATCCGGCCGCCGTGCTCGAGGCGCTGTCGCAGTCGCTCACCAACAAACTCATCCACGGCCCCACGCACGCGCTCAATCGCGCGAGCAGCGAGAACCGTGACACGCTCATCGAACTCATGAGCGGTTTCTACAAACACTCCGGTTCCACGGAGCGTTAG
- the prmC gene encoding peptide chain release factor N(5)-glutamine methyltransferase: MTTSATPAALMRTSPLPPLEARILLTHVLGWRPTQLITRSDEPLQAEVVERYRALEARRAAGEPVAQLVGAREFFGLNFEVTPHVLIPRPETELLVETALAALENLARPRVLDLGTGTGAIAVAIASMRPDAQVWALDRSAEALAVATRNAARLLDAKRPGGAVVLTQSDWYGSLDAALRFHVIVSNPPYIASGDPHLAQGDLRFEPRGALTDEADGLSAIRAIIAGAPTRLAAGGVVWIEHGYDQAEAVRELLTAQGFMQVRSERDLAGIERISGGRLGG, from the coding sequence ATGACTACTTCGGCCACGCCAGCCGCGCTGATGCGCACCTCGCCACTGCCGCCGCTCGAAGCGCGGATCCTGCTCACGCACGTGCTCGGCTGGCGGCCCACGCAGTTGATCACACGCAGCGACGAGCCGCTCCAAGCCGAAGTGGTCGAGCGTTACCGGGCGCTGGAAGCAAGGCGCGCAGCCGGCGAGCCGGTGGCGCAACTGGTCGGCGCCCGGGAATTTTTCGGGCTGAATTTCGAAGTCACGCCGCACGTGCTGATACCGCGCCCCGAAACTGAATTGCTGGTCGAAACCGCGTTGGCGGCGCTGGAAAACCTCGCACGGCCTCGCGTGCTCGATCTCGGCACCGGAACCGGCGCGATCGCCGTCGCGATCGCATCCATGCGGCCCGACGCGCAGGTCTGGGCGCTCGACCGCTCCGCCGAAGCGCTGGCGGTGGCCACGCGCAACGCCGCCCGCCTGCTCGACGCGAAGCGCCCCGGCGGCGCCGTGGTGTTGACGCAAAGCGACTGGTACGGCTCGCTCGACGCCGCGCTGCGCTTTCACGTGATCGTCAGCAATCCGCCGTATATCGCGAGCGGCGATCCGCATCTGGCGCAAGGCGATCTGCGCTTCGAACCGCGCGGCGCGCTCACCGACGAAGCCGACGGACTCAGCGCCATTCGCGCCATCATCGCCGGCGCGCCCACCCGGCTTGCCGCCGGGGGCGTAGTGTGGATCGAGCACGGCTACGATCAGGCTGAAGCCGTGCGCGAACTGCTGACGGCACAAGGTTTTATGCAAGTCCGCTCGGAGCGCGATCTTGCCGGCATCGAGCGGATCAGCGGCGGACGTTTGGGCGGCTGA
- the prfA gene encoding peptide chain release factor 1, whose translation MKTSMQRKLDQLTTRLAELNDLLSREDITSNLDQYRKLTREHAELGPVVEHYALWRQAMNDAATAQELLADASMRDFAEEEIRAARERMDKLGAELQKMLLPKDPNDDRNIFLEIRAGTGGDESALFAGDLLRMYLRYAERNRWQVEMMSASESDLGGYKEVIVRIAGEAAYSKLKFESGGHRVQRVPATETQGRIHTSACTVAVMPEADEIGEVEINPADLRIDTFRASGAGGQHINKTDSAVRVTHLPTGIVVECQDDRSQHKNKDRALKVLAARIKDKQSHEQQAKEAATRKSLIGSGDRSERIRTYNFPQGRLTDHRINLTLYRLDAIMDGDLDELIAALVSEHQAELLASLGDAD comes from the coding sequence ATGAAAACGAGCATGCAACGCAAGCTCGACCAGCTCACTACCCGGCTGGCCGAACTGAACGATCTGTTGAGCCGAGAGGACATCACCTCGAATCTCGACCAATACCGCAAGCTCACGCGGGAACACGCCGAGCTCGGGCCGGTGGTCGAGCACTACGCGCTGTGGCGCCAGGCCATGAACGACGCCGCCACCGCGCAGGAACTGCTGGCGGACGCCTCCATGCGCGACTTCGCGGAAGAAGAAATTCGCGCGGCGCGCGAGCGCATGGACAAGCTCGGCGCCGAGTTGCAGAAAATGCTGCTGCCGAAAGATCCGAACGACGATCGCAATATCTTCCTCGAAATCCGTGCCGGCACGGGCGGCGATGAATCCGCGCTGTTCGCGGGCGACCTGCTGCGCATGTACCTGCGCTATGCCGAGCGCAACCGCTGGCAGGTGGAGATGATGTCGGCGAGCGAATCCGATCTGGGCGGCTACAAGGAAGTGATCGTGCGGATTGCCGGCGAAGCCGCCTATTCGAAACTGAAGTTCGAGTCCGGCGGCCATCGCGTGCAACGCGTACCGGCTACTGAAACCCAGGGCCGCATTCACACGTCGGCGTGCACGGTCGCGGTCATGCCGGAAGCGGACGAAATCGGCGAAGTCGAGATCAATCCTGCGGATCTGCGCATCGACACATTTCGCGCGTCCGGCGCGGGTGGGCAGCACATCAACAAGACCGATTCGGCGGTGCGGGTCACGCACTTGCCGACCGGCATCGTCGTCGAATGTCAGGACGACCGCTCGCAACACAAGAACAAGGATCGCGCGCTGAAGGTGCTGGCCGCGCGCATCAAGGACAAGCAGTCGCATGAGCAGCAGGCGAAGGAAGCCGCCACGCGCAAGAGCCTGATCGGCTCGGGCGACCGTTCGGAGCGGATTCGCACGTACAACTTCCCGCAGGGGCGGCTGACCGATCACCGCATCAACCTGACGCTCTATCGTCTCGACGCAATCATGGACGGCGATCTGGACGAACTGATCGCGGCACTCGTCAGCGAGCATCAGGCCGAATTGCTGGCCTCGCTCGGTGATGCGGACTAA
- a CDS encoding UbiX family flavin prenyltransferase, with protein sequence MQTRTAAPRRLIVAITGATGAIYGIRLLETLRRLGGVESHLLISSAGWLNIQHELRLSKEDVHPLADVVHSVRDVGASIASGSFATDGMVVAPCSMKTLASVAHGFSDNLITRAADVTLKERRRLVLLVRETPFNLAHLRNMTAVTEMGGVIFPPLPAFYNQPASIDEMVDHTVARVLDLFALGPALAPAWTGLRGTQE encoded by the coding sequence ATGCAAACACGCACTGCGGCGCCGCGCCGGCTGATCGTCGCGATCACCGGTGCGACGGGTGCCATCTACGGCATCCGGCTGCTCGAAACGCTGCGCCGGCTGGGCGGCGTAGAAAGCCACCTGCTGATTTCGAGCGCGGGCTGGCTCAATATCCAGCACGAACTCCGGTTGAGCAAAGAGGATGTCCATCCGCTCGCGGATGTCGTCCATTCGGTGCGCGACGTCGGCGCGAGCATCGCGTCCGGCTCTTTTGCCACCGACGGCATGGTCGTCGCCCCCTGCTCCATGAAGACGCTCGCCAGCGTCGCACACGGTTTCTCGGACAATCTGATCACGCGCGCCGCCGACGTCACGCTCAAAGAACGCCGCCGACTCGTGCTGCTCGTGCGCGAGACGCCGTTCAATCTGGCGCATCTGCGCAACATGACGGCCGTCACCGAAATGGGCGGCGTGATCTTTCCACCCTTGCCGGCCTTCTACAACCAGCCCGCTTCCATCGACGAAATGGTCGATCACACCGTAGCGCGCGTGCTGGATCTGTTCGCGCTCGGACCGGCTTTGGCGCCGGCGTGGACCGGGCTGCGCGGCACTCAGGAATAG